A section of the Dehalobacter sp. DCM genome encodes:
- the nrfD gene encoding NrfD/PsrC family molybdoenzyme membrane anchor subunit, whose product MQTNTAITSNTGKTASSNLWLIIFAVVAVIGMICWGVQLGKGLQMTNLGVTNMWGLYIVGFMIFTGVAAGSLLFASVPYLFNLTGFKPYSKIASYLGAVSSIIAASLFIIVDIGNPERVWLFITSGNLSSPMFWDFIMLLAYMVISVIFTRMLILAAEGKADEKSLKPIALVAFIAGILVTVTSFVFCFQIARPMWNNPVQPLSFLIAALVLSLAVLVILASVLNKTGYIKMPVEMLTKMGRLMGILLCAELVIALAEVLVGLYPGSGEHYQAALWLAAGKGAPGFWLELITLLAAILLVLKKGPVKAQTLLAGAIIALIAIFLVKNNLLQAQLFNPLLTYPGPPMVGSVSGPYFPSLVEIGLSLGIIALGCLLLNLGLRILKLGE is encoded by the coding sequence ATGCAAACAAACACAGCAATAACAAGCAATACCGGCAAGACCGCTTCGTCCAACCTGTGGTTGATTATTTTCGCAGTGGTTGCCGTGATCGGGATGATATGCTGGGGAGTGCAACTTGGTAAGGGACTCCAGATGACGAACCTCGGTGTTACCAATATGTGGGGCCTTTATATTGTTGGCTTCATGATTTTTACCGGCGTAGCCGCCGGCAGTCTGCTTTTCGCTTCTGTCCCGTATTTGTTTAATCTGACCGGATTCAAGCCTTACAGCAAAATTGCCTCCTATCTGGGCGCTGTCTCCAGTATTATTGCGGCATCGTTGTTCATCATTGTGGATATCGGTAACCCGGAACGGGTCTGGTTATTTATTACCAGCGGCAATCTCTCCTCGCCAATGTTTTGGGACTTTATCATGCTGCTGGCGTATATGGTCATTTCGGTCATCTTTACGCGTATGCTGATTCTTGCTGCTGAGGGCAAAGCAGATGAGAAATCCCTGAAACCCATTGCGCTGGTTGCATTTATCGCAGGGATTCTTGTTACGGTCACGTCGTTCGTCTTTTGTTTTCAGATTGCGAGACCGATGTGGAATAATCCCGTGCAGCCGCTGTCCTTCCTGATCGCTGCCTTAGTCCTGTCCTTGGCAGTACTGGTCATTTTGGCTTCTGTCCTGAATAAAACAGGCTACATCAAGATGCCCGTCGAAATGCTGACCAAAATGGGCAGGCTGATGGGAATCTTATTATGCGCAGAATTGGTGATTGCTCTGGCCGAAGTCCTTGTCGGCCTGTATCCCGGCAGCGGTGAACATTATCAAGCTGCATTGTGGTTGGCCGCAGGCAAAGGCGCTCCAGGTTTCTGGCTGGAACTCATTACCCTGCTTGCAGCAATCCTTCTGGTGCTGAAGAAAGGTCCGGTCAAAGCACAGACCCTGCTGGCCGGTGCAATCATCGCATTGATTGCTATCTTCCTGGTCAAGAATAATCTGTTGCAAGCCCAATTGTTTAACCCGTTGCTTACCTACCCCGGACCTCCGATGGTTGGCAGTGTTTCCGGTCCGTATTTCCCCTCTCTTGTGGAAATCGGATTGTCACTTGGCATTATCGCCTTGGGCTGTTTACTTTTAAACCTTGGGTTGCGAATACTGAAGCTCGGGGAGTAA
- a CDS encoding molybdopterin-dependent oxidoreductase, with protein sequence MTEKDHLSEEKIIFNKDFSRRNFLKGSAAAFAVTGVALASPGNTVMQALAAGEQTGGTAAAGETLYAGACRGNCGGGCFLNIHVRDGKVVQTSMRELPNPEYNRICVKGLTHMQRIYHPDRLKYPMKRAGKRGEGKWERISWDEAINTIADKWKEYTAQYGKQAFSIAWGSGSYGSVSGQGMGCATNRLLNVTGASNISMTVDAAHGFTAGNAVGWGPNFTLNESTDFKNANNIFIWGSNPIISQIHNAHFLLEAKEKGTKLVVIDPTYNIMASKADVFVPVRPGSDGALALGMMNIIVREKWTDEAFMKASTVAPFLVKDSDGKYLRLSDLGKATAGTPTDGIIVRDAAGKIGSATEITDPVLEGSFEINGIKVKTAYSLLLERIAEYPPEKAAEICNIPIAQLEEVTRMYAANKPSTIYSFFGIDHYVNGHWSLFAMYALAMITGNMCKPGASVGMGENLGFHFINLLGSLYPAGATGPSMTLVTTEMGRVMSEQKYGNKPAVIKGIYLTHTNLIGNQAERNYTLEWLNKMDFIVVADMNMNETSLYADILLPVAHWFEVDDLFVNYSTHPYVLLQEKAIEPLYECKSDYQIIKMIAEKLGYGAAFNMTEKEYMQLLLDGAAAKALNISFEGLLEKKALRTYPGETFIANESGVFGTATGRAQFYNETPMPNQNYDQQFDAAKDRLPYWEKPNEAWYDLPVRSKYPFTIISDHSRYRTHTQWWDVPALLELDPEPFVKINAQDAAKYGIKTGDKVKIFNDRGYVVMKAHLNNGVQPGVLTAPKGWEKQQYIDGHFSNLTSHVVNQICANSAFFDVAVAIEKL encoded by the coding sequence ATGACTGAAAAGGATCACCTATCTGAGGAAAAAATCATCTTCAACAAAGATTTCAGCAGAAGAAATTTCCTTAAAGGGTCCGCGGCCGCTTTCGCAGTGACCGGGGTCGCACTTGCCAGTCCGGGAAACACAGTGATGCAGGCTTTAGCGGCAGGGGAACAGACAGGCGGTACAGCAGCGGCGGGAGAGACTCTCTACGCTGGGGCTTGTCGCGGTAATTGTGGCGGCGGCTGTTTTTTGAATATTCATGTACGTGATGGCAAGGTCGTGCAAACCTCGATGCGTGAACTGCCTAATCCCGAGTACAACCGCATCTGCGTCAAAGGGTTGACCCATATGCAGAGAATTTATCATCCCGATCGCTTGAAGTACCCCATGAAAAGGGCGGGTAAACGTGGTGAAGGAAAATGGGAGCGCATCAGCTGGGATGAAGCAATCAACACGATTGCCGACAAATGGAAAGAATACACTGCGCAATACGGAAAGCAGGCGTTTAGTATTGCCTGGGGATCAGGCAGCTATGGATCCGTGAGCGGCCAGGGGATGGGCTGTGCAACCAACCGCTTACTGAATGTCACCGGCGCATCCAATATTTCCATGACGGTGGATGCGGCGCACGGATTCACTGCGGGGAATGCCGTTGGCTGGGGACCGAACTTTACTTTAAATGAGAGTACGGATTTTAAGAATGCCAATAATATTTTTATCTGGGGCTCCAATCCGATTATTTCCCAGATTCATAATGCGCATTTCCTGCTCGAAGCAAAAGAAAAGGGAACCAAGCTGGTCGTCATTGACCCCACGTACAACATTATGGCTTCCAAGGCGGATGTTTTTGTCCCGGTACGTCCCGGGTCGGACGGGGCATTGGCTCTGGGGATGATGAACATCATTGTTCGTGAAAAATGGACCGATGAAGCATTTATGAAAGCATCAACGGTTGCACCTTTCCTCGTTAAAGACAGCGACGGTAAATACCTGCGCTTGAGCGACCTAGGAAAAGCAACGGCTGGGACGCCAACCGATGGGATCATCGTCCGCGATGCTGCTGGTAAAATTGGGTCCGCGACGGAAATCACTGATCCGGTGCTGGAAGGCAGCTTTGAGATCAACGGCATAAAGGTAAAAACAGCGTACAGCCTGCTTCTGGAACGAATTGCTGAATATCCTCCGGAAAAAGCCGCGGAGATCTGCAATATACCCATTGCGCAGCTTGAAGAAGTCACCCGGATGTATGCGGCGAATAAACCTTCGACTATTTATTCCTTCTTTGGAATCGATCATTACGTCAACGGTCATTGGAGTCTGTTTGCGATGTATGCGCTGGCCATGATTACGGGTAATATGTGCAAACCCGGAGCTTCCGTCGGGATGGGAGAGAACCTTGGCTTCCATTTCATTAACCTTCTGGGGAGTCTTTACCCGGCAGGAGCGACAGGTCCATCCATGACACTGGTGACCACGGAAATGGGCCGCGTCATGAGTGAACAGAAATATGGCAATAAGCCTGCTGTCATTAAAGGAATCTACCTGACCCATACCAACCTGATTGGCAACCAGGCTGAAAGAAACTATACTCTTGAATGGCTCAACAAGATGGATTTCATCGTTGTGGCGGATATGAATATGAACGAAACCTCTTTGTATGCCGATATTCTGTTGCCGGTCGCTCACTGGTTCGAGGTAGATGATCTCTTCGTCAATTACAGTACGCATCCCTATGTGCTGCTGCAGGAGAAAGCCATCGAGCCGTTATACGAATGCAAATCTGACTATCAGATTATCAAGATGATTGCTGAAAAGCTAGGCTATGGTGCTGCCTTCAATATGACTGAAAAAGAATATATGCAGTTGCTCTTGGACGGTGCTGCAGCCAAAGCACTGAACATCAGTTTCGAAGGTCTATTGGAAAAGAAAGCACTCAGAACCTATCCCGGCGAAACCTTCATTGCCAATGAAAGCGGTGTCTTTGGAACCGCAACCGGTAGAGCTCAATTCTATAATGAGACTCCGATGCCTAATCAGAATTATGATCAGCAGTTCGATGCCGCCAAGGATCGCCTGCCGTATTGGGAAAAACCCAATGAAGCCTGGTATGACTTGCCGGTACGCAGCAAATATCCGTTTACGATCATCTCCGATCACTCACGCTACCGTACGCATACACAGTGGTGGGATGTGCCGGCCCTGCTGGAGCTCGATCCGGAGCCGTTTGTGAAAATCAACGCACAAGATGCGGCCAAATACGGCATTAAGACTGGGGATAAAGTAAAAATCTTCAATGATCGCGGCTATGTCGTCATGAAAGCGCATCTCAACAACGGCGTTCAGCCAGGTGTGTTGACGGCACCAAAAGGTTGGGAAAAACAACAGTATATCGACGGACATTTTTCTAATTTGACATCGCATGTTGTCAATCAGATTTGTGCCAACAGCGCCTTCTTTGACGTTGCTGTCGCGATCGAAAAACTATAG
- a CDS encoding uroporphyrinogen decarboxylase family protein, which produces MTIPKFDPNELKIVAENPDFFGDPEPIPVYNTPATGKEAVKALFERKAMWQILNSFGTELKTFAPRINPENIARAMVLDALAGPGGDNPQGGKDLFGIDWEFIPSANGSMVRPGKPFIADANELMDKVVWPDIDSWDWEGCKITNKDYLSGPYGYYIILFTGFFERLISFMDFEGAIIALADDEQQDAIKEFFDKLSDFYIRLIDKYITFFPEIDFFTLHDDWGAQKDTFFSPALAKEMIVPYMKKIVDFVHAKGKYIEIHSCGYNMKQIENYIAAGFDMWCPQHMNDTVKLYECYGDKILIGVMPPDFDPKTTSEDEQRAIAKAYCERFCRPDKPSMLNYSAYLNFTGINLMTRAFREEIYKQSRINYSK; this is translated from the coding sequence ATGACGATCCCCAAGTTTGACCCCAATGAGCTGAAAATCGTTGCAGAAAATCCTGATTTTTTTGGCGACCCTGAACCGATCCCTGTCTACAATACTCCTGCCACAGGAAAAGAGGCTGTGAAAGCCTTGTTTGAAAGAAAAGCAATGTGGCAGATCCTTAATAGCTTCGGCACCGAACTCAAGACCTTTGCGCCAAGAATCAATCCGGAGAATATCGCCAGAGCTATGGTTCTCGATGCCCTTGCCGGCCCCGGCGGCGATAATCCGCAGGGAGGGAAGGACCTTTTCGGCATTGACTGGGAATTCATCCCTTCAGCGAATGGAAGTATGGTTCGACCCGGCAAGCCCTTTATTGCCGACGCCAATGAACTAATGGACAAAGTGGTCTGGCCGGATATCGACAGCTGGGATTGGGAAGGCTGCAAAATTACCAATAAGGATTACCTGAGCGGACCGTATGGGTATTACATTATCTTATTCACCGGTTTTTTTGAACGGCTGATCTCTTTTATGGATTTTGAAGGTGCCATCATAGCCCTGGCCGATGATGAGCAGCAAGACGCAATTAAAGAATTCTTCGATAAACTCTCGGATTTTTATATCCGCCTTATCGATAAATATATTACCTTTTTCCCGGAGATTGATTTTTTCACGCTGCATGACGACTGGGGCGCACAGAAGGACACCTTCTTCAGCCCGGCGCTGGCCAAGGAAATGATTGTGCCCTATATGAAAAAGATCGTGGATTTCGTCCATGCTAAAGGCAAATATATCGAAATTCACAGCTGCGGCTATAATATGAAACAAATCGAAAACTACATCGCCGCCGGCTTTGATATGTGGTGCCCTCAGCATATGAATGATACCGTGAAGTTATATGAATGTTACGGGGATAAAATCCTGATCGGGGTCATGCCTCCGGACTTTGATCCTAAGACGACTTCTGAAGACGAGCAGCGAGCGATCGCCAAGGCCTATTGCGAAAGATTCTGCCGGCCGGATAAACCCTCGATGCTGAACTACTCCGCCTATTTGAATTTCACCGGCATCAATCTCATGACGCGGGCGTTCCGGGAAGAAATTTATAAACAATCCCGGATCAATTACAGTAAATAG
- a CDS encoding GerAB/ArcD/ProY family transporter → MNKERISGTQTAMLLFMVIAPTAMLFNPGLSASTAKQSAWLVPFIGGIFAFPALLIAVKLGLRFPRLTFTEYMPLIAGKFGGKILSALYTLFLVALNIIIVRETSELLTMTSLFETPMIVVNLFLVLICGYISQKGIEVIVRMNQFILPLFTLAYLLAFILPLPKADSGNLLPLLEEGITPVIRNIGIPALYYSETAVLLMLIPFINKPQETLKKGSYAVMATIFFMTFGSLSVLVMIGPEMTGKMIFPLWFVAKGIEYGNYIQRVETILLPLWLTGIMIKSSLFINITVLAATQTISRKHPKLIAVFIGLVVFGGATFAFPNTMVLLELLTTYWPPLAVLFQIMLPFLVLVLAVIRKKEGGVSFCKEGQ, encoded by the coding sequence ATAAACAAAGAACGGATTTCAGGTACCCAGACCGCGATGTTGCTATTCATGGTGATCGCCCCTACCGCCATGCTATTTAATCCAGGACTCAGCGCCTCGACGGCGAAACAGTCTGCCTGGCTGGTTCCTTTCATTGGGGGCATATTTGCCTTTCCGGCGCTGTTGATTGCCGTCAAACTGGGGTTACGGTTTCCGCGGCTTACGTTTACGGAATATATGCCGCTCATTGCAGGGAAGTTTGGCGGCAAAATTCTGTCGGCTTTGTATACGCTATTTTTAGTAGCACTGAATATCATTATTGTCAGAGAGACTTCCGAATTATTAACCATGACTTCCTTGTTTGAGACGCCAATGATTGTGGTCAACCTATTTTTAGTCTTGATATGCGGGTATATATCGCAAAAAGGGATCGAGGTTATCGTGCGGATGAATCAGTTTATTCTGCCGCTATTTACCTTAGCCTATTTGCTGGCCTTTATCCTGCCGCTTCCGAAAGCCGATTCGGGCAATTTGCTGCCTTTACTGGAAGAGGGGATAACCCCGGTGATCCGGAATATCGGGATTCCGGCCCTGTATTACAGCGAGACTGCTGTCCTTCTCATGCTGATACCGTTTATCAATAAACCTCAGGAAACACTTAAAAAAGGTTCCTATGCGGTGATGGCCACTATTTTCTTTATGACGTTTGGTTCTCTGTCCGTACTTGTTATGATTGGTCCGGAAATGACCGGCAAAATGATTTTTCCGTTATGGTTCGTTGCTAAGGGGATTGAATACGGGAATTATATTCAACGTGTAGAAACGATACTGTTGCCCTTATGGCTGACAGGAATAATGATAAAGTCTTCTCTTTTTATAAATATTACCGTATTAGCAGCTACTCAGACGATCAGCAGGAAGCATCCTAAGTTAATCGCCGTGTTCATCGGCCTCGTTGTTTTCGGCGGAGCAACATTTGCCTTTCCCAATACGATGGTCTTATTGGAACTTTTAACAACATACTGGCCACCCTTAGCGGTTTTGTTTCAAATTATGTTGCCATTCCTGGTTCTTGTTCTGGCGGTGATCCGAAAAAAAGAAGGAGGCGTATCCTTTTGCAAGGAAGGGCAATAA
- a CDS encoding Crp/Fnr family transcriptional regulator encodes MNQNCHNNGFCCNLQEDFRNRLCKACFRLSLKPKQELLFDHSTKQVAIINEGVVISLFLLEDGRQKSAELLKAGDLLGAYSLFQENNSQTGYMLSLTNVGLCMFPAEVFETFFQQSPEFSKTVLRSLSDRFHKSLNHLLQMQISNSEDKIRYVLDFLKEAGIDPSYLTHEDLALLSDLNRVTVTRAIKVINQLHKQ; translated from the coding sequence GTGAACCAAAATTGTCATAATAACGGATTTTGCTGCAACCTACAAGAAGATTTTCGCAACAGGCTATGCAAAGCGTGTTTCCGTTTATCATTAAAGCCCAAACAAGAGCTTTTATTTGACCATTCTACAAAACAAGTGGCGATCATCAATGAAGGGGTCGTGATTTCACTTTTTCTTTTAGAGGACGGCCGACAAAAGAGTGCGGAGCTACTTAAAGCCGGTGATTTGCTGGGTGCGTACAGCTTATTTCAGGAAAACAACTCCCAAACCGGCTATATGCTTTCTCTGACAAATGTCGGACTCTGTATGTTTCCTGCAGAAGTATTCGAGACTTTCTTCCAGCAAAGTCCGGAGTTCTCAAAGACAGTCCTGAGAAGTCTGTCCGACCGCTTTCATAAAAGCCTGAACCACTTGCTGCAGATGCAGATTTCTAACAGTGAAGATAAAATACGCTATGTTCTTGATTTCTTAAAGGAAGCAGGCATCGACCCGTCGTATCTTACCCATGAAGATTTGGCACTGCTTTCTGACCTGAACAGGGTAACCGTCACGCGAGCCATCAAAGTCATTAACCAGTTACACAAACAATAG
- a CDS encoding 4Fe-4S binding protein has protein sequence MLFAKGHMLKIEEEKCMNQLYSGVECTHCVNHCPAEAILILDSHVYIDKDLCNGCGLCLSDCPTQVFTSAQWDETSIVRDIDEEGWKTTEFFCGRHTAPYQREKDRDRGAIQLPVCLSSVSKGAWFEIGLKTAVENHLDQCQGCPMAKTISSLEFKVRTAVEWLESIGHRPKFNFLHQGNDVKKKRSLEAIESGQKVTSRRDLFLALTQKVRQTNEKAKGCALDTVQEKRGTYLTDWQKRLADIFSANTIEGSPPAYWPSIIISNVCVQCGMCAKFCPSGALKITVENGICTYSFTSGLCLDCRICQLSCPSQAIQKDRICVSKPFLAETVQISPVITCRRCSRVTFDHPEKLCYWCREETSIADSFHETCKKLLLDAL, from the coding sequence ATGCTATTCGCAAAAGGCCATATGCTAAAAATAGAAGAAGAAAAGTGTATGAATCAGTTATATTCTGGGGTGGAGTGCACACATTGTGTCAATCATTGCCCGGCTGAAGCGATACTGATACTCGATAGCCATGTCTATATCGATAAAGACCTTTGCAATGGCTGCGGTTTATGCCTGAGTGATTGTCCAACCCAGGTTTTTACCTCTGCGCAATGGGATGAAACATCGATCGTCCGCGATATCGATGAAGAAGGCTGGAAAACGACAGAGTTCTTTTGCGGCAGGCATACTGCTCCATATCAAAGAGAAAAGGACAGAGACCGCGGCGCCATACAGCTTCCGGTCTGTCTAAGCAGTGTCTCTAAAGGCGCCTGGTTCGAAATCGGTCTGAAAACCGCTGTGGAAAACCATCTGGATCAATGCCAAGGCTGTCCGATGGCCAAAACTATCTCAAGCCTGGAATTTAAGGTGAGAACAGCCGTTGAATGGCTCGAATCGATAGGCCATAGGCCGAAATTTAATTTTCTGCACCAGGGTAATGATGTCAAGAAAAAGAGAAGCCTTGAAGCCATTGAAAGCGGTCAAAAAGTTACATCCCGACGTGATCTGTTTCTGGCTTTGACCCAAAAGGTCCGTCAAACCAATGAAAAAGCCAAAGGCTGTGCTTTGGATACAGTTCAGGAGAAACGCGGCACATACCTGACGGATTGGCAGAAACGGCTTGCGGATATCTTCTCGGCGAATACGATTGAAGGTTCTCCTCCTGCATATTGGCCAAGTATTATCATCAGTAACGTGTGTGTGCAGTGTGGGATGTGCGCAAAATTTTGTCCTTCCGGGGCTTTGAAAATAACCGTTGAAAATGGGATTTGCACGTATTCTTTTACCAGCGGACTCTGTCTGGATTGTCGGATCTGTCAGCTTTCCTGTCCATCCCAAGCAATTCAGAAAGATCGAATCTGCGTGTCAAAGCCCTTTTTGGCAGAAACAGTTCAAATATCACCGGTCATCACATGCCGACGCTGTTCCAGAGTCACCTTTGATCATCCTGAAAAACTTTGCTATTGGTGCAGGGAGGAAACAAGCATTGCCGACAGTTTTCATGAAACGTGTAAGAAATTGCTGTTGGATGCATTGTAG
- a CDS encoding Ger(x)C family spore germination protein — protein MQGRAIKFTIIYGKFLLVAMLVLCLFFFSGCWSRNEVEDLAILTGGCLDYVTENGQPMYKGVWLILKAPNGETSGSSGSSSQSPADITLQGEGETFQDALNDMDKQIPRKPIYTHHLFMIFGESIAREGLVKITEDFLRYPEVRPNGYQFVTRGKAAPFLEAKPLTVSNLYVQAKKQQAIAHITGVSRGVTSQEFCQWLLSPDRDPVLPQMKWNEKSQINSLIIEGFGVFRSDKLVGWLEKDEATGYLLLTENLKNIRIPLKFEFDNQIMSYYMGGSKYKIKAEMVKGRLYFQITVQTFGVFAENNNLHITAQNVGSIEAAVGEKIKYLTLKTIAKTQELDSDCLGLMQYLHRHNPSAWREIKSDWRKAFREAEITVEIQPKIVSEGALKQSFDLKN, from the coding sequence TTGCAAGGAAGGGCAATAAAGTTTACCATCATATATGGCAAATTTCTTTTAGTTGCCATGCTTGTTCTTTGTTTATTTTTTTTCTCAGGCTGCTGGAGCAGGAATGAAGTAGAAGATTTAGCAATACTCACCGGAGGATGTTTGGATTATGTGACGGAAAACGGTCAGCCGATGTATAAAGGGGTTTGGCTAATACTTAAGGCGCCAAACGGTGAAACATCCGGCTCAAGCGGATCTTCCAGCCAGTCACCGGCTGATATCACGCTTCAGGGGGAAGGTGAAACCTTTCAGGATGCGTTAAATGATATGGACAAACAAATACCGCGTAAGCCAATCTATACGCATCATTTATTTATGATTTTTGGCGAATCAATAGCCAGGGAAGGATTGGTGAAGATCACAGAGGACTTTTTGCGCTATCCTGAGGTTAGGCCCAACGGATACCAATTTGTAACCAGAGGCAAGGCCGCACCATTCCTGGAAGCAAAGCCGCTAACTGTCTCCAATCTATATGTGCAGGCCAAGAAGCAGCAGGCGATTGCTCATATCACAGGGGTGTCAAGAGGGGTAACATCTCAGGAATTCTGTCAATGGCTTCTAAGCCCTGACCGGGATCCGGTATTGCCCCAGATGAAATGGAATGAAAAATCGCAAATCAATAGTTTAATCATAGAAGGTTTTGGTGTTTTCCGCAGTGACAAGTTAGTCGGCTGGCTGGAAAAAGATGAAGCGACAGGATATCTGCTGCTGACCGAAAATCTAAAAAATATCAGGATTCCGCTTAAGTTTGAGTTCGATAATCAAATAATGAGTTACTATATGGGCGGCTCCAAATACAAAATTAAAGCTGAAATGGTAAAGGGGAGGCTTTATTTTCAGATTACAGTCCAAACATTCGGTGTTTTCGCCGAAAACAATAATCTACACATTACTGCTCAAAACGTAGGTAGTATAGAAGCGGCTGTCGGAGAGAAAATTAAGTATCTGACCTTAAAAACGATAGCGAAAACCCAGGAACTTGACTCTGACTGCCTGGGTCTGATGCAATATCTGCACCGCCATAATCCCTCAGCCTGGCGAGAAATTAAGTCGGATTGGCGCAAAGCCTTCCGGGAAGCTGAGATTACCGTTGAAATCCAGCCTAAGATTGTATCGGAAGGGGCTTTAAAGCAGTCATTTGATCTGAAGAACTAA
- a CDS encoding 4Fe-4S dicluster domain-containing protein — MRYGMAIDLKRCIGCHTCSVACKMANNLPNELWWNRILTVGGEAIDTMAGTYPNNKMHFLPLNCQHCENPACVKACPVGATYKREEDGIVVQDYDKCIGCRYCMVACPYSGVRQFNWKKPEYHVDFELGDASATPHQYNTVEKCTFCANRLAEGKKPACMVLCPGRARYYGDLDDPTSEVSKAIQGRNIIHLLEEKGTKPSIFYLT, encoded by the coding sequence ATGCGTTATGGAATGGCAATTGATTTGAAACGCTGCATTGGCTGTCATACCTGCTCTGTAGCGTGCAAAATGGCGAATAATCTGCCAAATGAACTTTGGTGGAACCGGATTCTGACTGTGGGTGGTGAAGCGATTGACACGATGGCGGGCACTTACCCAAATAATAAAATGCACTTTTTGCCGCTGAACTGTCAGCATTGTGAAAACCCTGCCTGTGTCAAAGCCTGTCCGGTAGGAGCAACGTATAAGCGGGAAGAAGACGGCATTGTCGTCCAGGACTATGATAAATGTATTGGCTGCCGTTACTGTATGGTTGCCTGCCCGTACAGCGGTGTCCGCCAGTTTAACTGGAAGAAACCGGAGTATCACGTTGACTTTGAACTTGGCGATGCTTCGGCGACACCGCATCAATACAACACGGTTGAAAAATGTACCTTCTGTGCCAACCGTCTGGCCGAAGGCAAGAAACCGGCCTGTATGGTGTTATGTCCCGGCCGTGCCCGATACTACGGTGACCTTGATGATCCGACAAGCGAAGTGAGTAAAGCGATCCAAGGACGTAACATCATTCATTTGTTAGAAGAAAAAGGCACCAAGCCTTCGATCTTCTATTTAACTTAA
- a CDS encoding TorD/DmsD family molecular chaperone, which yields MQNSPELELREALAASDLYQLLAMFFRLPSEELAMGLLDGSLADDVAAIFRELGFKDSELQNIADRLATCQKSSADLKTLVTEMRQEYTRLFYHPKRPVLDIYETMFLYRPEEKSQAKPSLFISPAALDAERCYKKAGLQKSAQVNEPGDHLATEMEFMMYLYLKQATALQANDQEELARRTVEIQEFHHVHLQKWAVSFFEHCGSLTHSTVYRLFSEIGSLYLKKVLADSE from the coding sequence ATGCAAAATAGTCCGGAATTGGAATTGCGAGAAGCTTTGGCGGCTTCGGATCTTTATCAGCTGTTAGCGATGTTTTTCCGCTTGCCATCGGAGGAACTTGCTATGGGTTTATTGGACGGCAGTTTGGCTGACGATGTGGCCGCCATTTTCCGCGAGCTCGGATTTAAGGATTCAGAACTTCAGAATATCGCAGACAGACTGGCAACTTGCCAAAAGTCCTCAGCCGATCTAAAAACACTAGTAACTGAAATGCGCCAGGAATATACCCGGCTGTTTTACCACCCTAAAAGGCCTGTCCTTGATATTTACGAAACCATGTTTCTCTATCGTCCGGAGGAAAAAAGCCAAGCCAAACCAAGCCTTTTTATCAGCCCGGCAGCACTCGACGCCGAACGGTGTTACAAAAAAGCTGGACTTCAGAAATCCGCGCAGGTGAATGAACCGGGGGACCATCTGGCCACAGAAATGGAATTTATGATGTACCTGTATCTGAAGCAAGCCACTGCACTGCAGGCGAACGATCAGGAAGAACTGGCCAGGAGGACTGTCGAAATTCAAGAATTTCACCACGTGCATCTGCAGAAGTGGGCTGTTTCATTCTTTGAGCACTGCGGATCTCTAACCCACAGTACTGTCTACCGTCTCTTCAGTGAGATCGGCAGTCTGTATCTAAAGAAAGTGCTCGCTGATTCTGAGTAA